Proteins co-encoded in one Arachis hypogaea cultivar Tifrunner chromosome 13, arahy.Tifrunner.gnm2.J5K5, whole genome shotgun sequence genomic window:
- the LOC140177634 gene encoding uncharacterized protein, producing the protein MIQEAPWFTDIANFKAIGELPSNINKHLKRKLINDAKHYIWDEPYLFKRCADGILRRYISHGEGQEVLWHCHGSIYGGHFSGERTTTKVLQCGFFRPIIFKDATEFVTRCNKCQRAGNLPKKNEMPQRFIMELELFDVWGIDFMGPSPPSYSNNNILVAVDYVSKWVEAIATSTNDNKVVINFLRKNIFSRFGVPRALIIDGGTHFCNK; encoded by the coding sequence atgattcaagaGGCCCCATGGTTCAcagacatagccaacttcaaggccATTGGAGAGCTACCTTCCAATATCAACAAGCACTTGAAAAGGAAGCTCATCAATGATGCCAAGCATTACATTTGGGATGAGCCTTACCTTTTCAAGAGGTGTGCTGATGGGATTCTAAGAAGATACATATCTCATGGGGAAGGACAAGAGGTtctctggcattgccatggatccatctatggaggacattttagtGGAGAAAGGACTACAACCAAGGTGTTACAGTGTGGATTCTTTCGGCCTATAATATTCAAAGATGCAACGGAGTTTGTGACAAGGTGCAATAAGTgtcaaagagctggcaacttacctaagaaaaatgaaatgccacaaagaTTCATCATGGAGTTGGAGTTGTTTGATGTttgggggattgatttcatgggaccttccCCACCCTCATACTCTAACAATAACATATTGGTGGCTGTGgactatgtgtccaaatgggtagaggctataGCAACATCAACAAATGACAATAAAGTGGTGATTAATTTCTTGAGGAAGAACATATTTAGCcggtttggggttccaagagctctTATAATTGATGGGGGAACTCACTTTTGCAATAAGTAA